From one Suricata suricatta isolate VVHF042 chromosome 8, meerkat_22Aug2017_6uvM2_HiC, whole genome shotgun sequence genomic stretch:
- the LOC115299430 gene encoding uncharacterized protein LOC115299430 isoform X2, with protein MRKICMGRPYYSKCVETSHLANRPKVARNPSCHDAPCYLLCKESPSGPYSPTFLDQLIKGINYLDRSTSAFSSKSSLNLPRLAATCLERAANSIHLDPPDLSSPHSHSRPVTSVAASDNYTSTCMVSSTGGVNTLQGVDGSAHASCPSWLQSQSAPPALPQRPGMKLPELPLFGNRLFSLGRLPKFWEAIRSSWRAPEPISKPCSWW; from the coding sequence ATGAGGAAAATCTGCATGGGCCGCCCCTACTACTCCAAGTGTGTAGAGACCAGCCACCTAGCAAACCGCCCCAAGGTGGCCAGAAATCCCTCTTGCCATGACGCCCCCTGCTACCTGCTCTGTAAGGAAAGTCCCTCAGGCCCCTATAGCCCCACCTTCCTGGACCAGCTCATCAAAGGCATCAACTACCTTGACAGATCCACCAGTGCCTTCTCCTCCAAGTCATCACTGAACCTGCCGCGGCTCGCGGCCACCTGCCTGGAGCGCGCCGCCAACTCCATCCATCTGGACCCCCCAGACCTCTCCTCCCCCCATAGTCACTCCAGACCCGTCACCAGCGTGGCTGCTTCTGACAACTACACCAGCACCTGCATGGTGTCGTCCACGGGGGGCGTCAACACTTTGCAGGGTGTGGATGGGTCTGCCCATGCCAGCTGCCCGAGCTGGCTTCAAAGCCAGAGCGCCCCACCCGCGCTGCCCCAGAGGCCGGGGATGAAGCTGCCCGAGCTCCCCTTGTTCGGCAACAGGCTCTTTTCCCTAGGTCGTCTGCCCAAGTTCTGGGAGGCAATCCGCTCGAGCTGGAGAGCCCCTGAGCCCATCTCTAAACCCTGTAGCTGGTGGTAA
- the LOC115299430 gene encoding uncharacterized protein LOC115299430 isoform X1 — translation MSGRPVSRSNIYTRFTHPNNASFSAQAPGWHHGPSVSWADSVKRSRTPRGSEVTSCGSSEQPESPRSFRLPMRKICMGRPYYSKCVETSHLANRPKVARNPSCHDAPCYLLCKESPSGPYSPTFLDQLIKGINYLDRSTSAFSSKSSLNLPRLAATCLERAANSIHLDPPDLSSPHSHSRPVTSVAASDNYTSTCMVSSTGGVNTLQGVDGSAHASCPSWLQSQSAPPALPQRPGMKLPELPLFGNRLFSLGRLPKFWEAIRSSWRAPEPISKPCSWW, via the coding sequence ATGTCTGGACGTCCAGTGAGCCGTTCCAACATTTACACCCGCTTCACCCACCCCAACAATGCGTCCTTTTCGGCCCAGGCTCCAGGTTGGCACCATGGCCCCAGTGTGAGTTGGGCTGACAGTGTCAAGCGCTCCCGCACCCCGCGTGGCTCTGAGGTCACCAGCTGTGGCAGCTCAGAGCAGCCTGAGAGCCCCAGGAGCTTCAGACTTCCAATGAGGAAAATCTGCATGGGCCGCCCCTACTACTCCAAGTGTGTAGAGACCAGCCACCTAGCAAACCGCCCCAAGGTGGCCAGAAATCCCTCTTGCCATGACGCCCCCTGCTACCTGCTCTGTAAGGAAAGTCCCTCAGGCCCCTATAGCCCCACCTTCCTGGACCAGCTCATCAAAGGCATCAACTACCTTGACAGATCCACCAGTGCCTTCTCCTCCAAGTCATCACTGAACCTGCCGCGGCTCGCGGCCACCTGCCTGGAGCGCGCCGCCAACTCCATCCATCTGGACCCCCCAGACCTCTCCTCCCCCCATAGTCACTCCAGACCCGTCACCAGCGTGGCTGCTTCTGACAACTACACCAGCACCTGCATGGTGTCGTCCACGGGGGGCGTCAACACTTTGCAGGGTGTGGATGGGTCTGCCCATGCCAGCTGCCCGAGCTGGCTTCAAAGCCAGAGCGCCCCACCCGCGCTGCCCCAGAGGCCGGGGATGAAGCTGCCCGAGCTCCCCTTGTTCGGCAACAGGCTCTTTTCCCTAGGTCGTCTGCCCAAGTTCTGGGAGGCAATCCGCTCGAGCTGGAGAGCCCCTGAGCCCATCTCTAAACCCTGTAGCTGGTGGTAA